Proteins from a genomic interval of Bos mutus isolate GX-2022 chromosome 15, NWIPB_WYAK_1.1, whole genome shotgun sequence:
- the LOC102273477 gene encoding olfactory receptor 5B12-like — MIPKENSTVVTEFILAGITDDPQLQIPLFLVFTLIYLLTLVGNLGVITLILLDSRLHTPMYVFLSHLSLMDFGYSTAVTPKVMAGFLTGDKVISYKACAAQLYFFAVFLIVETFLLASMAYDRHAAVCKPLHYTNIMTPRVCAWMVVGCYVFGFLEASVHTWNAFSLSFCRSNVIDHFFCDATPLLALSCSDSIRSEMVFFILAGFNIIFTIMVILISYLFIFVTILRVHSSEGHQKAFSTCASHLTSVSIFYATGAFMYLQPGPRHSMSTDKMASVSYAIVIPMLNPLIYSLRNKEVKRALKKAVGKAKSPLRYIF, encoded by the coding sequence ATGATCCCCAAGGAGAATAGTACGGTCGTGACTGAGTTCATTCTTGCCGGGATAACTGATGACCCACAACTGCAGATCCCACTCTTTCTAGTGTTCACACTCATCTACCTCCTCACTCTGGTTGGGAACCTGGGGGTGATCACGTTGATCCTGCTGGACTCTCGTCTCCACACTCCCATGTACGTCTTCCTCAGCCACCTCTCCCTGATGGACTTTGGTTACTCCACAGCCGTCACTCCCAAAGTGATGGCTGGATTCCTCACGGGAGACAAGGTCATTTCCTACAAAGCTTGTGCTGCTCAGTTGTATTTTTTTGCTGTCTTTCTGATTGTAGAAACTTTTCTCTTGGCCTCAATGGCCTATGACCGTCATGCTGCAGTGTGTAAGCCACTCCATTACACCAACATCATGACACCAAGGGTGTGTGCTTGGATGGTCGTAGGATGCTATGTCTTTGGTTTTCTGGAGGCCTCTGTTCACACTTGGAATGCATTCAGTCTCTCTTTCTGCAGATCCAATGTGATCGATCACTTCTTCTGTGATGCTACTCCTCTCCTGGCTCTCTCATGCTCAGACAGCATCAGAAGTGAGATGGTGTTTTTTATTTTGGCAGGCTTCAATATCATCTTCACTATTATGGTCATCTTGATCTCTTACCTGTTTATCTTTGTCACCATTCTGAGGGTGCACTCATCTGAAGGACATCAGAAGGCCTTTTCCACCTGTGCGTCCCACCTCACTTCCGTCTCCATCTTCTATGCGACAGGCGCTTTCATGTACCTACAGCCCGGCCCCCGCCATTCCATGAGCACAGACAAGATGGCGTCTGTGTCCTACGCCATAGTCATCCCCATGCTGAATCCGCTGATCTATAGTCTGCGGAACAAAGAGGTCAAGAGGGCGCTAAAAAAGGCTGTGGGGAAAGCAAAGTCTCCTCtaagatacatattttaa